The nucleotide window CATAATCCTGGTGCAAATCCTGGTGCGGAACTTTCTCTATCACAAAAACCCTCTCACACATTTCCCAGAACAGTTGGTGTGCTTCCGGAGACCTCAGCTGGTAGCCGAGCAAAACGACGCCGTCGTCCTTCACCAGCGCCTCCATGGTGGACACGAGCGGGCCCACAGTCTCCTCTATGTAAACGACGTCCGTCGCCACAACGACGTCGTACGGAGGGCTCAGGGACTTGGCCTGATCCGCCGCCTTGTTCCAGTGCACGATGGCGTGCTTGAGCGTCTTCCCCAGGACGGACTTGTTGCGCTTGAGGTTGTGCTTCAGTGCGGGCATGACCGCGGGAATATCGGTGAGGACGAGGTCTGTCAAACCAAGCAGATAGAGGCCCATGCCGGCGGCTCCGCAGCCGGCGCCGAGCTCCACGGCTCGCTTGCCGTGGAAGTCGAGGAGGTTGGCGTAGGGGTTTTGGGCAGCGGGGCTGGGTGGGGCCCAGCGCTCGGCGAATTTGACGAGAACCAGTGAACAGGGCCAGACGGAGGTGCCGACGTGGAGGGAGCCGTTGTCCTGTTGGAGGGAAAGGACGGCGGTTCGAACCGGGAGCTCTATCACGGGTGAGTCGGTGAACTTCATGCCTCCCAATTATCTGGTCCGTAATTGTtactattttttgtgtttttcttgtttctacGTGCTTGTATTTTGCTTTTATTAATGttaggcttattatcacaaaacgtcttTAAGGTTTAtaaaactatcagattgcatcattaatttttttttttttgtcactcGTAGTCCTCGAGGTTAATATATGCTATCATAAATGGTCTCTGCCGTTAGGTTCTGTCAAAAACTCCGTTAATTTGCTGacgtgacatatatatatatcacaaaacatctatGAGGTTCACACACCTATCACAAATAGTCCCTgcgaaatttttaaaattttcttatttaaaattcataaaattttgattttcttttataaattatttataaatgaaaaaaccattTATATAAGGATTTTCTTCAAGACCATTTATGAACCCTTAATCcttagttttttcatttttaaattttatgaattttaaatcaattttatgaattttaaattatttaaaaaaaactccattagtttgttgatgtggcatatatatggagCCCACATCTGCAATAATATACTGTcacatatatttaaaattcataaaattttaaaaggaaaaccaacatttcatgaattttaaatgaaaaaattaaaaaaatcgcagagaccatttgtgataggtgcATGAACCTGAGGGATGTTttgtaatataaatatatgccacatcagcAAACTAAAAGAGTTTTGACGAAACCTAATGGCAGAGACCATTTGTGATGacacatactaaccttgaggactACGAATGACACAAAAACacattaaggatgcaatctgatagtttcgtaaaccttagggacgttttgtgataaaattacattttttttttctatttttaaggaaaataaaacaacattaacaaatataaattggcatggaaaattttaatatttgattctAATATATAAGTTATTAATTGGCTggtcaatttctttttatatgaATCTCTTGTGAAAGGCTAAACTATTAAAATTCTGCGATTATATGTAGTAAAATTTGTTTATTCGTCAAGTAGTTATTAATTTAGTGTTATTTCTCTTCTCCAGAGAGATTCTAAGTTTGAATTTACAAACTTTTATTATTACCAAGTTGCAGGCGGCGCTCGCACTTTCCATCCCAAGTGTGAAATTAACCTTTGTTGTAGCCCTACATGACCCGTCTATTCAAGTCAACCACGCAAAAGAAATATTTGATCTGAATTCCTTATTTATGCCATCCCATCCCATGCCATCATTACCAGCACTCTCTATCAATCTTCAATTCCAaggaaaattattttgatttgaattggtAAGCAACTGCTGATTAAAGCACttttcaaaaattattttgatctGTAACCTTACCAGCGAATTAGAAATGGtcgtccttcttcttctcttgtttCTATTAGCCCCTTGTGCAACCTCATTAGACTTCAGTTTCCCCACCTTCCCAAGTGGCATCAACACCCTCTCTCTCGAGGGAGATGCTTCGCTCGATGGTTTCCTCCGACTCACCAAAAGCGCTGTTGACGACCAAAAAAACTTTAGCGTCGGCCGAGCCACCTACAGCAAACCATTCCTCCTTCGCGACGACGCCACGGGAAAGCTCGCGGACTTCACCACAACTTTCACATTCGCCATCGACTCAGAA belongs to Prunus persica cultivar Lovell chromosome G4, Prunus_persica_NCBIv2, whole genome shotgun sequence and includes:
- the LOC18781493 gene encoding protein N-lysine methyltransferase METTL21A, producing the protein MKFTDSPVIELPVRTAVLSLQQDNGSLHVGTSVWPCSLVLVKFAERWAPPSPAAQNPYANLLDFHGKRAVELGAGCGAAGMGLYLLGLTDLVLTDIPAVMPALKHNLKRNKSVLGKTLKHAIVHWNKAADQAKSLSPPYDVVVATDVVYIEETVGPLVSTMEALVKDDGVVLLGYQLRSPEAHQLFWEMCERVFVIEKVPHQDLHQDYAYEEADVFVLRKKQKGGLTQDAAPDSAT